The following proteins are co-located in the Patescibacteria group bacterium genome:
- a CDS encoding VanW family protein — protein MINIEKEIEEYIYNYENPKRIPLSKKYPFLIKPIIFLRHKLRDVQNFFDFRIKYKKNDVFFDCVVARHQSVLRRRLGDSNPKLQEQKIVNLKQAIQQLNGIIIEPNHIFSIWKIIGELKYENGYVDGMLLSNGKVIEGIGGGLCQLSNFLYWIFLHAPIETVERYHHSMDVFPDSGRTLPFGSGATILYNFIDLKVKNISTSPLQLRIWLTDNHLKGQIVSPHQIQEKFHVLEKNHCFIKRGKKYFRYNEICIETKINDKVIKINNITTNFVPVLYDVTEEYLQKNNFKVLNFTNREITI, from the coding sequence ATGATAAATATAGAGAAAGAGATCGAGGAATATATCTATAATTACGAAAACCCCAAAAGGATTCCCCTTTCAAAAAAATATCCTTTTCTAATAAAACCAATTATTTTCTTGCGCCATAAGTTGAGAGATGTTCAAAATTTCTTCGATTTTAGGATCAAGTACAAAAAAAACGATGTTTTTTTTGATTGTGTGGTAGCAAGACATCAATCAGTTTTAAGACGAAGACTCGGAGATAGTAATCCAAAACTGCAAGAACAAAAAATTGTAAATCTAAAACAAGCGATTCAGCAATTAAACGGAATAATAATAGAACCTAATCATATTTTTTCGATTTGGAAGATTATAGGTGAACTAAAATATGAAAATGGATATGTTGATGGGATGCTTTTATCAAACGGTAAAGTTATTGAGGGAATTGGTGGCGGACTCTGCCAACTATCAAATTTTCTTTACTGGATTTTCTTACATGCACCAATTGAAACAGTAGAAAGGTATCATCATTCTATGGATGTTTTTCCTGATTCAGGCAGAACTTTGCCGTTTGGCAGTGGAGCAACTATTTTATACAACTTCATAGATCTGAAAGTAAAAAACATATCTACATCTCCATTACAATTAAGAATATGGCTTACCGATAATCATTTGAAAGGACAAATAGTATCCCCTCACCAGATACAAGAAAAATTTCATGTCTTAGAAAAAAATCATTGTTTTATCAAAAGAGGTAAAAAATATTTTAGATATAATGAAATTTGCATAGAAACAAAAATCAATGATAAGGTGATAAAAATAAATAATATTACCACAAATTTC